One Ictalurus furcatus strain D&B chromosome 24, Billie_1.0, whole genome shotgun sequence DNA segment encodes these proteins:
- the pum1 gene encoding pumilio homolog 1 isoform X2, with translation MSVACVLKRKAVLWQDSFSPHLRLPPPDRPIHNMPVVLSPAGHAPQPGPAPQAPPPTQGAGRSQDDAMVDYFFQRQHGDQPGYNNGKHRWPTGDNIHADNQVRSMDELNHDFQALALEGRVMGELLTGKKFWESDDSGKDGPKGIFLDQWRDSAWGASDHSVSQPIMVQRRPGQGFHGVGEAGSVLSPRSESGGLGVSMVEYVLSSSPAEKLDSCLRKGAFGARDAETDDAEKRAEAKPKTAFDPERKELKESEPDPMDNPNGLPSQNGLDVDVKDFSRTPGNCPPAGPEVELGGAEMAGGTGPKPAEEFPNVEPQNVTLDPMESVSMETLQFDYTGSQLPLDSTAATVGLFDYNSPQQLFQRPSALAVQQLTAAQQQQYAIAAAQQPHIGLAPAAFMPNPYIISAAPPGTDPYAAGLAAAATLGPAVMPPQYYGVTPWGVYPANLFQQQAPAPSNSANQQPQAQNQQNQQQVMRTGGNQRPLTPSQGQQGQQTDQLVAAAAVNSALAFGQGLAAGVPGYPMLAPAAYYDQTGALVVNTGARSGPVRLMAPASVIISPTAAVAAAAASASGANAGLGGAANGAFRALSSQQAPGQQGAGALGGSSFYGSGSPSSSSQSSSLFSQGSAQPGSSSLGFNANPSSSLGATLGATLGGFGTAGVCVNPGVANSSSSGSRRDSLTGSSDLYKRTPSSLTPIGHGGFYNGLGFSSSPGPVGMPLPTQAPSHSLTPPPSLSTHGSSSSLNLGGLTNGSGRFISAAPGAEAKYRSATTGSSLFSPSSQLFPSSRLRYSMSDVMPSGRSRLLEDFRNNRYPNLQLREIAGHVMEFSQDQHGSRFIQLKLERASSAERQLVFSEILQAAYQLMVDVFGNYVIQKFFEFGSLDQKLALAERIRGHVLSLALQMYGCRVIQKALEFIPSDQQVISDMVRELDGHVLKCVKDQNGNHVVQKCIECVQPHALQFIIDAFKGQVFALSTHPYGCRVIQRILEHCLPEQTLPILEELHQHTEQLVQDQYGNYVIQHVLEHGRAEDKSKIVSEIRGNVLGLSQHKFASNVVEKCVTHSLRAERAMLIDEVCSMADGPHSALYTMMKDQYANYVVQKMIDVAEPTQRKIVMHKIRPHIGTLRKYTYGKHILAKLEKYYMKNGVDLGPLCAPPNGIM, from the exons ATGAGCGTAGCGTGCGTGTTGAAGAGAAAAGCTGTGCTCTGGCAGGATTCGTTCAGCCCCCACCTCAGACTGCCTCCCCCTGACAGGCCAATACACAATATGCCTGTGGTGCTGAGTCCCGCGGGCCACGCCCCTCAACCCGGCCCTGCTCCACAAGCTCCTCCCCCTACCCAGGGGGCAGGGCGTTCTCAAGACGATGCCATGGTAGATTACTTCTTTCAGCGGCAGCATGGTGATCAACCTGGGTACAACAATGGCAAACACCGCTGGCCTACTGGAGACAACATCCATGCTGACAACCAG GTGCGGTCAATGGATGAACTCAACCATGATTTTCAGGCGCTTGCCCTGGAGGGAAGAGTCATGGGAGAG CTCCTGACAGGAAAGAAATTCTGGGAATCTGACGATTCAGGGAAAGATGGCCCAAAAGGGATCTTTCTGGACCAGTGGAGAGACAGTGCCTGGGGAGCCTCTG ATCATTCAGTGTCCCAGCCAATCATGGTGCAGCGTCGGCCAGGTCAGGGTTTCCATGGCGTTGGCGAGGCAGGGTCTGTGCTTTCTCCGCGCTCTGAGAGTGGTGGTCTAGGTGTCTCTATGGTGGAATATGTCCTGAGCTCTTCCCCTGCTGAGAAACTCGACTCTTGTCTACGTAAAGGAGCTTTT GGGGCAAGAGATGCTGAAACTGATGATGCTGAAAAGAGAGCAGAGGCAAAACCAAAAACCGCATTTGACCCAGAGAGAAAAGAACTGAAGGAATCTGAGCCTGATCCTATGGACAATCCTAACGGACTGCCCAGTCAGAATGGACTTGATGTTGACGTGAAAGACTTCAG TCGTACTCCTGGTAACTGTCCTCCTGCTGGTCCTGAGGTGGAGTTGGGTGGAGCTGAAATGGCTGGAGGAACAGGACCAAAACCAGCTGAAGAGTTCCCAAATGTTGAGCCCCAAAACGTGACCCTTGACCCCATGGAATCTGTTTCCATGGAGACTTTGCAATTTGATTATACTGGCAGCCAGCTGCCTCTTGACTCCACAGCAGCTACGGTTGGCCTTTTTGATTACAACTCCCCTCAGCAG CTGTTTCAGAGGCCCAGTGCTCTGGCTGTGCAGCAGCTCACAGCcgcgcagcagcagcagtatgcCATTGCTGCAGCACAACAGCCGCACATTG GGTTAGCTCCTGCTGCGTTTATGCCGAACCCTTACATCATTAGTGCGGCCCCGCCCGGCACAGACCCCTATGCTGCTGGCCTTGCTGCTGCTGCCACTCTTG GTCCAGCAGTGATGCCCCCTCAGTATTATGGAGTAACTCCATGGGGTGTGTATCCAGCCAACCTGTTCCAGCAGCAGGCTCCTGCCCCTTCCAACTCTGCCAATCAGCAGCCACAAGCACAGAACCAGCAGAACCAACAGCAG GTAATGCGTACTGGAGGCAACCAACGACCCCTGACCCCAAGCCAGGGTCAACAGGGCCAACAGACGGACCAGCTTGTagcagctgcagcagtgaaCTCCGCTTTGGCATTTGGACAAGGTTTGGCAGCCGGTGTTCCTg GCTACCCCATGCTTGCTCCTGCTGCATATTATGATCAGACCGGAGCTCTGGTGGTGAATACAGGAGCTCGCAGTGGCCCTGTCCGACTCATGGCTCCTGCTTCTGTCATCATCAGCCCCACTGCCGCCG TGGCTGCAGCTGCTGCCTCTGCCAGTGGAGCTAATGCAGGCCTTGGAGGTGCTGCTAATGGGGCGTTTCGTGCACTGAGTTCCCAGCAGGCTCCAGGTCAGCAGGGAGCTGGGGCTCTTGGTGGTAGCTCCTTCTATGGGAGTGGCTCTCCAAGCTCCTCCTCACAGAGCTCATCCCTGTTCTCTCAGGGTTCTGCCCAACCAGGAAGCTCTTCTCTTGGATTCAATGCTAACCCTTCCTCGTCCCTTGGAGCTACCCTTGGAGCAACACTCGGAGGTTTTGgaacagcaggtgtgtgtgtgaatccagGAG TTGCTAACTCTAGCTCCAGTGGCTCTCGCCGGGACTCTTTGACTGGCAGTTCTGACTTGTACAAGCGCACCCCCAGCAGCCTCACTCCTATTGGCCATGGAGGGTTCTACAACGGACTTGGTTTTAGCTCCTCCCCTGGCCCTGTTGGCATGCCACTTCCCACTCAAGCTCCTTCACATTCTCTAACTCCTCCACCTTCCCTTTCAACCCATGGATCCTCCAGCAGTCTCAATCTTG GAGGACTGACCAACGGCAGCGGGCGCTTCATTTCTGCTGCTCCTGGAGCTGAGGCAAAGTACCGCAGTGCCACTACTGGCTCCTCCCTCTTCAGTCCCAGCAGCCAGCTCTTCCCATCATCACGACTTCGTTACAGCATGTCTGACGTGATGCCATCCGGACGCAGCCGCCTGCTTGAGGACTTCCGTAACAACCGTTACCCGAACCTTCAACTGCGTGAGATTGCAGGCCATGTGATGGAGTTCTCTCAGGACCAGCATGGCTCCAG GTTTATTCAGCTGAAGTTGGAAAGAGCAAGCTCTGCAGAGCGTCAGCTGGTCTTCAGCGAGATCCTCCAGGCCGCCTACCAACTCATGGTTGATGTTTTTGGAAATTATGTCATTCAGAAGTTCTTTGAG TTTGGCAGTCTGGATCAGAAGTTGGCTCTCGCCGAGCGGATTCGTGGCCACGTGTTGTCTCTGGCTCTGCAGATGTATGGATGCAGGGTGATCCAGAAAGCTCTGGAGTTCATCCCCTCTGACCAGCAAGTCATT AGTGATATGGTACGGGAGCTGGACGGCCACGTGCTGAAGTGTGTGAAGGATCAGAACGGGAACCATGTAGTACAAAAGTGCATCGAGTGTGTGCAGCCCCATGCTCTCCAGTTCATCATTGATGCTTTCAAGGGACAG GTGTTTGCTCTGTCCACACACCCCTATGGCTGCAGAGTGATCCAGCGTATTTTGGAGCACTGTCTTCCCGAGCAGACGCTGCCAATTCTGGAAGAGCTGCACCAACACACTGAGCAACTGGTTCAA GATCAGTATGGCAACTATGTAATTCAGCATGTGCTGGAACATGGCCGCGCAGAAGACAAGAGCAAGATCGTCTCGGAGATCAGAGGAAATGTTTTGGGACTCAGCCAGCACAAGTTTGCCAG TAATGTGGTGGAGAAGTGTGTGACGCACTCGCTGCGTGCGGAGCGGGCCATGCTGATTGATGAAGTGTGCAGTATGGCGGACGGGCCCCACAGTGCCTTATACACCATGATGAAGGACCAGTACGCCAACTACGTTGTACAAAAAATGATTGACGTTGCCGAGCCGACACAGCGCAAGATCGTCATGCACAAG ATCCGGCCTCATATTGGAACCCTTCGGAAGTATACGTACGGGAAGCACATTCTGGCCAAGCTGGAGAAGTACTACATGAAGAATGGAGTAGACCTGGGCCCACTTTGTGCTCCGCCCAACGGCATCATGTAA
- the pum1 gene encoding pumilio homolog 1 isoform X1, with protein sequence MSVACVLKRKAVLWQDSFSPHLRLPPPDRPIHNMPVVLSPAGHAPQPGPAPQAPPPTQGAGRSQDDAMVDYFFQRQHGDQPGYNNGKHRWPTGDNIHADNQVRSMDELNHDFQALALEGRVMGEQLLTGKKFWESDDSGKDGPKGIFLDQWRDSAWGASDHSVSQPIMVQRRPGQGFHGVGEAGSVLSPRSESGGLGVSMVEYVLSSSPAEKLDSCLRKGAFGARDAETDDAEKRAEAKPKTAFDPERKELKESEPDPMDNPNGLPSQNGLDVDVKDFSRTPGNCPPAGPEVELGGAEMAGGTGPKPAEEFPNVEPQNVTLDPMESVSMETLQFDYTGSQLPLDSTAATVGLFDYNSPQQLFQRPSALAVQQLTAAQQQQYAIAAAQQPHIGLAPAAFMPNPYIISAAPPGTDPYAAGLAAAATLGPAVMPPQYYGVTPWGVYPANLFQQQAPAPSNSANQQPQAQNQQNQQQVMRTGGNQRPLTPSQGQQGQQTDQLVAAAAVNSALAFGQGLAAGVPGYPMLAPAAYYDQTGALVVNTGARSGPVRLMAPASVIISPTAAVAAAAASASGANAGLGGAANGAFRALSSQQAPGQQGAGALGGSSFYGSGSPSSSSQSSSLFSQGSAQPGSSSLGFNANPSSSLGATLGATLGGFGTAGVCVNPGVANSSSSGSRRDSLTGSSDLYKRTPSSLTPIGHGGFYNGLGFSSSPGPVGMPLPTQAPSHSLTPPPSLSTHGSSSSLNLGGLTNGSGRFISAAPGAEAKYRSATTGSSLFSPSSQLFPSSRLRYSMSDVMPSGRSRLLEDFRNNRYPNLQLREIAGHVMEFSQDQHGSRFIQLKLERASSAERQLVFSEILQAAYQLMVDVFGNYVIQKFFEFGSLDQKLALAERIRGHVLSLALQMYGCRVIQKALEFIPSDQQVISDMVRELDGHVLKCVKDQNGNHVVQKCIECVQPHALQFIIDAFKGQVFALSTHPYGCRVIQRILEHCLPEQTLPILEELHQHTEQLVQDQYGNYVIQHVLEHGRAEDKSKIVSEIRGNVLGLSQHKFASNVVEKCVTHSLRAERAMLIDEVCSMADGPHSALYTMMKDQYANYVVQKMIDVAEPTQRKIVMHKIRPHIGTLRKYTYGKHILAKLEKYYMKNGVDLGPLCAPPNGIM encoded by the exons ATGAGCGTAGCGTGCGTGTTGAAGAGAAAAGCTGTGCTCTGGCAGGATTCGTTCAGCCCCCACCTCAGACTGCCTCCCCCTGACAGGCCAATACACAATATGCCTGTGGTGCTGAGTCCCGCGGGCCACGCCCCTCAACCCGGCCCTGCTCCACAAGCTCCTCCCCCTACCCAGGGGGCAGGGCGTTCTCAAGACGATGCCATGGTAGATTACTTCTTTCAGCGGCAGCATGGTGATCAACCTGGGTACAACAATGGCAAACACCGCTGGCCTACTGGAGACAACATCCATGCTGACAACCAG GTGCGGTCAATGGATGAACTCAACCATGATTTTCAGGCGCTTGCCCTGGAGGGAAGAGTCATGGGAGAG CAGCTCCTGACAGGAAAGAAATTCTGGGAATCTGACGATTCAGGGAAAGATGGCCCAAAAGGGATCTTTCTGGACCAGTGGAGAGACAGTGCCTGGGGAGCCTCTG ATCATTCAGTGTCCCAGCCAATCATGGTGCAGCGTCGGCCAGGTCAGGGTTTCCATGGCGTTGGCGAGGCAGGGTCTGTGCTTTCTCCGCGCTCTGAGAGTGGTGGTCTAGGTGTCTCTATGGTGGAATATGTCCTGAGCTCTTCCCCTGCTGAGAAACTCGACTCTTGTCTACGTAAAGGAGCTTTT GGGGCAAGAGATGCTGAAACTGATGATGCTGAAAAGAGAGCAGAGGCAAAACCAAAAACCGCATTTGACCCAGAGAGAAAAGAACTGAAGGAATCTGAGCCTGATCCTATGGACAATCCTAACGGACTGCCCAGTCAGAATGGACTTGATGTTGACGTGAAAGACTTCAG TCGTACTCCTGGTAACTGTCCTCCTGCTGGTCCTGAGGTGGAGTTGGGTGGAGCTGAAATGGCTGGAGGAACAGGACCAAAACCAGCTGAAGAGTTCCCAAATGTTGAGCCCCAAAACGTGACCCTTGACCCCATGGAATCTGTTTCCATGGAGACTTTGCAATTTGATTATACTGGCAGCCAGCTGCCTCTTGACTCCACAGCAGCTACGGTTGGCCTTTTTGATTACAACTCCCCTCAGCAG CTGTTTCAGAGGCCCAGTGCTCTGGCTGTGCAGCAGCTCACAGCcgcgcagcagcagcagtatgcCATTGCTGCAGCACAACAGCCGCACATTG GGTTAGCTCCTGCTGCGTTTATGCCGAACCCTTACATCATTAGTGCGGCCCCGCCCGGCACAGACCCCTATGCTGCTGGCCTTGCTGCTGCTGCCACTCTTG GTCCAGCAGTGATGCCCCCTCAGTATTATGGAGTAACTCCATGGGGTGTGTATCCAGCCAACCTGTTCCAGCAGCAGGCTCCTGCCCCTTCCAACTCTGCCAATCAGCAGCCACAAGCACAGAACCAGCAGAACCAACAGCAG GTAATGCGTACTGGAGGCAACCAACGACCCCTGACCCCAAGCCAGGGTCAACAGGGCCAACAGACGGACCAGCTTGTagcagctgcagcagtgaaCTCCGCTTTGGCATTTGGACAAGGTTTGGCAGCCGGTGTTCCTg GCTACCCCATGCTTGCTCCTGCTGCATATTATGATCAGACCGGAGCTCTGGTGGTGAATACAGGAGCTCGCAGTGGCCCTGTCCGACTCATGGCTCCTGCTTCTGTCATCATCAGCCCCACTGCCGCCG TGGCTGCAGCTGCTGCCTCTGCCAGTGGAGCTAATGCAGGCCTTGGAGGTGCTGCTAATGGGGCGTTTCGTGCACTGAGTTCCCAGCAGGCTCCAGGTCAGCAGGGAGCTGGGGCTCTTGGTGGTAGCTCCTTCTATGGGAGTGGCTCTCCAAGCTCCTCCTCACAGAGCTCATCCCTGTTCTCTCAGGGTTCTGCCCAACCAGGAAGCTCTTCTCTTGGATTCAATGCTAACCCTTCCTCGTCCCTTGGAGCTACCCTTGGAGCAACACTCGGAGGTTTTGgaacagcaggtgtgtgtgtgaatccagGAG TTGCTAACTCTAGCTCCAGTGGCTCTCGCCGGGACTCTTTGACTGGCAGTTCTGACTTGTACAAGCGCACCCCCAGCAGCCTCACTCCTATTGGCCATGGAGGGTTCTACAACGGACTTGGTTTTAGCTCCTCCCCTGGCCCTGTTGGCATGCCACTTCCCACTCAAGCTCCTTCACATTCTCTAACTCCTCCACCTTCCCTTTCAACCCATGGATCCTCCAGCAGTCTCAATCTTG GAGGACTGACCAACGGCAGCGGGCGCTTCATTTCTGCTGCTCCTGGAGCTGAGGCAAAGTACCGCAGTGCCACTACTGGCTCCTCCCTCTTCAGTCCCAGCAGCCAGCTCTTCCCATCATCACGACTTCGTTACAGCATGTCTGACGTGATGCCATCCGGACGCAGCCGCCTGCTTGAGGACTTCCGTAACAACCGTTACCCGAACCTTCAACTGCGTGAGATTGCAGGCCATGTGATGGAGTTCTCTCAGGACCAGCATGGCTCCAG GTTTATTCAGCTGAAGTTGGAAAGAGCAAGCTCTGCAGAGCGTCAGCTGGTCTTCAGCGAGATCCTCCAGGCCGCCTACCAACTCATGGTTGATGTTTTTGGAAATTATGTCATTCAGAAGTTCTTTGAG TTTGGCAGTCTGGATCAGAAGTTGGCTCTCGCCGAGCGGATTCGTGGCCACGTGTTGTCTCTGGCTCTGCAGATGTATGGATGCAGGGTGATCCAGAAAGCTCTGGAGTTCATCCCCTCTGACCAGCAAGTCATT AGTGATATGGTACGGGAGCTGGACGGCCACGTGCTGAAGTGTGTGAAGGATCAGAACGGGAACCATGTAGTACAAAAGTGCATCGAGTGTGTGCAGCCCCATGCTCTCCAGTTCATCATTGATGCTTTCAAGGGACAG GTGTTTGCTCTGTCCACACACCCCTATGGCTGCAGAGTGATCCAGCGTATTTTGGAGCACTGTCTTCCCGAGCAGACGCTGCCAATTCTGGAAGAGCTGCACCAACACACTGAGCAACTGGTTCAA GATCAGTATGGCAACTATGTAATTCAGCATGTGCTGGAACATGGCCGCGCAGAAGACAAGAGCAAGATCGTCTCGGAGATCAGAGGAAATGTTTTGGGACTCAGCCAGCACAAGTTTGCCAG TAATGTGGTGGAGAAGTGTGTGACGCACTCGCTGCGTGCGGAGCGGGCCATGCTGATTGATGAAGTGTGCAGTATGGCGGACGGGCCCCACAGTGCCTTATACACCATGATGAAGGACCAGTACGCCAACTACGTTGTACAAAAAATGATTGACGTTGCCGAGCCGACACAGCGCAAGATCGTCATGCACAAG ATCCGGCCTCATATTGGAACCCTTCGGAAGTATACGTACGGGAAGCACATTCTGGCCAAGCTGGAGAAGTACTACATGAAGAATGGAGTAGACCTGGGCCCACTTTGTGCTCCGCCCAACGGCATCATGTAA
- the pum1 gene encoding pumilio homolog 1 isoform X4 translates to MSVACVLKRKAVLWQDSFSPHLRLPPPDRPIHNMPVVLSPAGHAPQPGPAPQAPPPTQGAGRSQDDAMVDYFFQRQHGDQPGYNNGKHRWPTGDNIHADNQVRSMDELNHDFQALALEGRVMGELLTGKKFWESDDSGKDGPKGIFLDQWRDSAWGASDHSVSQPIMVQRRPGQGFHGVGEAGSVLSPRSESGGLGVSMVEYVLSSSPAEKLDSCLRKGAFGARDAETDDAEKRAEAKPKTAFDPERKELKESEPDPMDNPNGLPSQNGLDVDVKDFSRTPGNCPPAGPEVELGGAEMAGGTGPKPAEEFPNVEPQNVTLDPMESVSMETLQFDYTGSQLPLDSTAATVGLFDYNSPQQLFQRPSALAVQQLTAAQQQQYAIAAAQQPHIGLAPAAFMPNPYIISAAPPGTDPYAAGLAAAATLGPAVMPPQYYGVTPWGVYPANLFQQQAPAPSNSANQQPQAQNQQNQQQVMRTGGNQRPLTPSQGQQGQQTDQLVAAAAVNSALAFGQGLAAGVPGYPMLAPAAYYDQTGALVVNTGARSGPVRLMAPASVIISPTAAVAAAAASASGANAGLGGAANGAFRALSSQQAPGQQGAGALGGSSFYGSGSPSSSSQSSSLFSQGSAQPGSSSLGFNANPSSSLGATLGATLGGFGTAVANSSSSGSRRDSLTGSSDLYKRTPSSLTPIGHGGFYNGLGFSSSPGPVGMPLPTQAPSHSLTPPPSLSTHGSSSSLNLGGLTNGSGRFISAAPGAEAKYRSATTGSSLFSPSSQLFPSSRLRYSMSDVMPSGRSRLLEDFRNNRYPNLQLREIAGHVMEFSQDQHGSRFIQLKLERASSAERQLVFSEILQAAYQLMVDVFGNYVIQKFFEFGSLDQKLALAERIRGHVLSLALQMYGCRVIQKALEFIPSDQQVISDMVRELDGHVLKCVKDQNGNHVVQKCIECVQPHALQFIIDAFKGQVFALSTHPYGCRVIQRILEHCLPEQTLPILEELHQHTEQLVQDQYGNYVIQHVLEHGRAEDKSKIVSEIRGNVLGLSQHKFASNVVEKCVTHSLRAERAMLIDEVCSMADGPHSALYTMMKDQYANYVVQKMIDVAEPTQRKIVMHKIRPHIGTLRKYTYGKHILAKLEKYYMKNGVDLGPLCAPPNGIM, encoded by the exons ATGAGCGTAGCGTGCGTGTTGAAGAGAAAAGCTGTGCTCTGGCAGGATTCGTTCAGCCCCCACCTCAGACTGCCTCCCCCTGACAGGCCAATACACAATATGCCTGTGGTGCTGAGTCCCGCGGGCCACGCCCCTCAACCCGGCCCTGCTCCACAAGCTCCTCCCCCTACCCAGGGGGCAGGGCGTTCTCAAGACGATGCCATGGTAGATTACTTCTTTCAGCGGCAGCATGGTGATCAACCTGGGTACAACAATGGCAAACACCGCTGGCCTACTGGAGACAACATCCATGCTGACAACCAG GTGCGGTCAATGGATGAACTCAACCATGATTTTCAGGCGCTTGCCCTGGAGGGAAGAGTCATGGGAGAG CTCCTGACAGGAAAGAAATTCTGGGAATCTGACGATTCAGGGAAAGATGGCCCAAAAGGGATCTTTCTGGACCAGTGGAGAGACAGTGCCTGGGGAGCCTCTG ATCATTCAGTGTCCCAGCCAATCATGGTGCAGCGTCGGCCAGGTCAGGGTTTCCATGGCGTTGGCGAGGCAGGGTCTGTGCTTTCTCCGCGCTCTGAGAGTGGTGGTCTAGGTGTCTCTATGGTGGAATATGTCCTGAGCTCTTCCCCTGCTGAGAAACTCGACTCTTGTCTACGTAAAGGAGCTTTT GGGGCAAGAGATGCTGAAACTGATGATGCTGAAAAGAGAGCAGAGGCAAAACCAAAAACCGCATTTGACCCAGAGAGAAAAGAACTGAAGGAATCTGAGCCTGATCCTATGGACAATCCTAACGGACTGCCCAGTCAGAATGGACTTGATGTTGACGTGAAAGACTTCAG TCGTACTCCTGGTAACTGTCCTCCTGCTGGTCCTGAGGTGGAGTTGGGTGGAGCTGAAATGGCTGGAGGAACAGGACCAAAACCAGCTGAAGAGTTCCCAAATGTTGAGCCCCAAAACGTGACCCTTGACCCCATGGAATCTGTTTCCATGGAGACTTTGCAATTTGATTATACTGGCAGCCAGCTGCCTCTTGACTCCACAGCAGCTACGGTTGGCCTTTTTGATTACAACTCCCCTCAGCAG CTGTTTCAGAGGCCCAGTGCTCTGGCTGTGCAGCAGCTCACAGCcgcgcagcagcagcagtatgcCATTGCTGCAGCACAACAGCCGCACATTG GGTTAGCTCCTGCTGCGTTTATGCCGAACCCTTACATCATTAGTGCGGCCCCGCCCGGCACAGACCCCTATGCTGCTGGCCTTGCTGCTGCTGCCACTCTTG GTCCAGCAGTGATGCCCCCTCAGTATTATGGAGTAACTCCATGGGGTGTGTATCCAGCCAACCTGTTCCAGCAGCAGGCTCCTGCCCCTTCCAACTCTGCCAATCAGCAGCCACAAGCACAGAACCAGCAGAACCAACAGCAG GTAATGCGTACTGGAGGCAACCAACGACCCCTGACCCCAAGCCAGGGTCAACAGGGCCAACAGACGGACCAGCTTGTagcagctgcagcagtgaaCTCCGCTTTGGCATTTGGACAAGGTTTGGCAGCCGGTGTTCCTg GCTACCCCATGCTTGCTCCTGCTGCATATTATGATCAGACCGGAGCTCTGGTGGTGAATACAGGAGCTCGCAGTGGCCCTGTCCGACTCATGGCTCCTGCTTCTGTCATCATCAGCCCCACTGCCGCCG TGGCTGCAGCTGCTGCCTCTGCCAGTGGAGCTAATGCAGGCCTTGGAGGTGCTGCTAATGGGGCGTTTCGTGCACTGAGTTCCCAGCAGGCTCCAGGTCAGCAGGGAGCTGGGGCTCTTGGTGGTAGCTCCTTCTATGGGAGTGGCTCTCCAAGCTCCTCCTCACAGAGCTCATCCCTGTTCTCTCAGGGTTCTGCCCAACCAGGAAGCTCTTCTCTTGGATTCAATGCTAACCCTTCCTCGTCCCTTGGAGCTACCCTTGGAGCAACACTCGGAGGTTTTGgaacagcag TTGCTAACTCTAGCTCCAGTGGCTCTCGCCGGGACTCTTTGACTGGCAGTTCTGACTTGTACAAGCGCACCCCCAGCAGCCTCACTCCTATTGGCCATGGAGGGTTCTACAACGGACTTGGTTTTAGCTCCTCCCCTGGCCCTGTTGGCATGCCACTTCCCACTCAAGCTCCTTCACATTCTCTAACTCCTCCACCTTCCCTTTCAACCCATGGATCCTCCAGCAGTCTCAATCTTG GAGGACTGACCAACGGCAGCGGGCGCTTCATTTCTGCTGCTCCTGGAGCTGAGGCAAAGTACCGCAGTGCCACTACTGGCTCCTCCCTCTTCAGTCCCAGCAGCCAGCTCTTCCCATCATCACGACTTCGTTACAGCATGTCTGACGTGATGCCATCCGGACGCAGCCGCCTGCTTGAGGACTTCCGTAACAACCGTTACCCGAACCTTCAACTGCGTGAGATTGCAGGCCATGTGATGGAGTTCTCTCAGGACCAGCATGGCTCCAG GTTTATTCAGCTGAAGTTGGAAAGAGCAAGCTCTGCAGAGCGTCAGCTGGTCTTCAGCGAGATCCTCCAGGCCGCCTACCAACTCATGGTTGATGTTTTTGGAAATTATGTCATTCAGAAGTTCTTTGAG TTTGGCAGTCTGGATCAGAAGTTGGCTCTCGCCGAGCGGATTCGTGGCCACGTGTTGTCTCTGGCTCTGCAGATGTATGGATGCAGGGTGATCCAGAAAGCTCTGGAGTTCATCCCCTCTGACCAGCAAGTCATT AGTGATATGGTACGGGAGCTGGACGGCCACGTGCTGAAGTGTGTGAAGGATCAGAACGGGAACCATGTAGTACAAAAGTGCATCGAGTGTGTGCAGCCCCATGCTCTCCAGTTCATCATTGATGCTTTCAAGGGACAG GTGTTTGCTCTGTCCACACACCCCTATGGCTGCAGAGTGATCCAGCGTATTTTGGAGCACTGTCTTCCCGAGCAGACGCTGCCAATTCTGGAAGAGCTGCACCAACACACTGAGCAACTGGTTCAA GATCAGTATGGCAACTATGTAATTCAGCATGTGCTGGAACATGGCCGCGCAGAAGACAAGAGCAAGATCGTCTCGGAGATCAGAGGAAATGTTTTGGGACTCAGCCAGCACAAGTTTGCCAG TAATGTGGTGGAGAAGTGTGTGACGCACTCGCTGCGTGCGGAGCGGGCCATGCTGATTGATGAAGTGTGCAGTATGGCGGACGGGCCCCACAGTGCCTTATACACCATGATGAAGGACCAGTACGCCAACTACGTTGTACAAAAAATGATTGACGTTGCCGAGCCGACACAGCGCAAGATCGTCATGCACAAG ATCCGGCCTCATATTGGAACCCTTCGGAAGTATACGTACGGGAAGCACATTCTGGCCAAGCTGGAGAAGTACTACATGAAGAATGGAGTAGACCTGGGCCCACTTTGTGCTCCGCCCAACGGCATCATGTAA